One window from the genome of Haloprofundus halobius encodes:
- a CDS encoding DMT family transporter gives MSQTRNALLFLLLAAVWGSAFMAINAGLESFPPVLFAALRYDVAGVLMLAYAAYVVDDPVPRSRDQWAVVAIGAVFLIAAYHVLLFIGQSGPVTSAAASVIVSLSPVLTTVFARAFLPSERLTTVGVAGLLLGLVGVVVLSNPDPNALLTEATRSRLLVFGAAAAFALGSVLTQRIDDGLPIETMEAWAMLGGAALMHVVSVGMGESFAEITWSTQGVLALLYLSLAASALGFLVYFDLLDRLGAIEINLVSYVAPIFAAISGYLVLREPLSAETALGFLLIFGGFVLLKRDAIREQLVRQSVGTP, from the coding sequence GTGAGCCAAACACGGAACGCACTACTGTTCTTGCTTCTGGCGGCCGTCTGGGGGTCGGCGTTCATGGCCATCAACGCCGGTCTGGAGTCGTTTCCCCCCGTCCTCTTCGCCGCGCTCCGTTACGACGTCGCTGGCGTGCTGATGCTGGCCTACGCCGCCTACGTCGTCGACGATCCGGTCCCGCGGAGCCGAGACCAGTGGGCCGTCGTCGCCATCGGCGCCGTCTTTCTCATCGCGGCGTACCACGTGCTGTTGTTCATCGGACAGAGCGGACCGGTGACGAGCGCCGCCGCGTCGGTCATCGTCAGCCTCAGCCCCGTCCTGACGACGGTGTTCGCGCGGGCGTTTCTCCCGAGCGAGCGACTCACCACCGTCGGCGTCGCGGGCCTCCTGTTGGGGCTGGTCGGCGTCGTCGTCCTCTCGAACCCCGACCCGAACGCGTTGTTGACGGAGGCGACTCGGTCGAGACTGCTCGTCTTCGGCGCGGCGGCGGCGTTCGCCCTCGGGAGCGTCCTCACTCAGCGCATCGACGACGGCCTCCCCATCGAGACGATGGAGGCGTGGGCGATGCTCGGCGGCGCCGCGCTGATGCACGTCGTCTCCGTCGGAATGGGCGAGTCGTTTGCCGAGATTACGTGGTCGACGCAGGGCGTCCTCGCGCTCCTGTATCTCTCGCTGGCGGCGAGTGCGCTGGGCTTTCTCGTCTACTTCGACCTGTTGGACCGGCTGGGTGCCATCGAAATCAACCTCGTCTCCTACGTCGCGCCGATATTCGCGGCGATTTCGGGCTATCTCGTGCTCCGAGAACCGCTGAGTGCGGAGACGGCGCTGGGCTTTCTGCTCATCTTCGGCGGGTTCGTCCTCTTGAAACGCGACGCGATTCGCGAGCAGTTGGTCCGGCAGTCGGTGGGAACGCCGTGA
- a CDS encoding ABC transporter ATP-binding protein: MTDDDRPATIDGEPLLRVRDLKKYYGEESSLVETLLRRESESVKAVDGISFDVHEGETLGLVGESGCGKSTTGETLLRLREATEGRVEFDGEDVYGMEGDELTEFRRRAQIVFQDPFSSLDPRMTIGEIISEPYRIHGLPEESPDDGRSKREWRVDQAAELLERVGLAAHHVERYPHEFSGGQRQRVGIARALALEPDFIVLDEPVSALDVSVQAQVLNLLDDLQEEFGLTYLFIAHDLSVVRHICDRVAVMYLGNIVELGPTDDLFDDPQHPYTRALLESVPRATTAESGRQVDPLAGDVPSPRNPPSGCRFRTRCPRVIPPADVSLTQAAYREVMDLRDRLERGEFDAEVAWSAAGDDTDKPGFKRHLREEFFTHDLTGDDETAVEQALEALSTDDTEEAIAILRERFESVCETTRPLLQERAHPAACHLYEQPADAPVDRDPVRAHPETGVADDEEAGAQAD; this comes from the coding sequence ATGACTGACGACGACCGACCGGCGACGATCGACGGTGAACCGCTGCTTCGCGTCCGCGACCTGAAGAAGTACTACGGCGAGGAGAGTTCGCTGGTCGAGACGCTACTCCGCCGCGAGTCGGAGAGCGTCAAGGCCGTCGACGGCATCAGCTTCGACGTCCACGAGGGCGAGACGTTGGGCCTCGTCGGCGAGTCCGGTTGTGGGAAGTCGACCACCGGCGAGACGCTGCTCCGCCTGCGGGAGGCGACCGAGGGGCGCGTCGAGTTCGACGGCGAGGACGTCTACGGGATGGAGGGCGACGAGCTAACGGAGTTCCGCCGCCGCGCGCAGATCGTCTTCCAGGACCCCTTCTCCAGTCTCGACCCGCGAATGACCATCGGCGAGATAATCTCGGAGCCGTACCGCATCCACGGGCTCCCGGAGGAGTCGCCCGACGACGGGCGCTCGAAGCGCGAGTGGCGCGTCGACCAGGCCGCCGAACTGCTCGAACGGGTCGGGTTGGCAGCGCACCACGTCGAACGCTATCCCCACGAATTCTCCGGCGGGCAGCGTCAACGCGTCGGTATCGCCCGCGCGCTCGCGCTCGAGCCCGACTTCATCGTCCTCGACGAACCCGTCTCCGCGCTCGACGTGAGCGTTCAGGCGCAGGTGTTGAACCTGCTGGACGACCTCCAGGAGGAGTTCGGCCTCACCTACCTGTTCATCGCGCACGACCTCTCGGTGGTTCGCCACATCTGCGACCGCGTCGCCGTGATGTACCTCGGCAACATCGTCGAACTCGGACCGACGGACGACCTGTTCGACGACCCCCAACACCCCTACACCCGGGCGCTGTTGGAGAGCGTCCCGCGGGCGACGACCGCCGAGAGCGGCCGCCAGGTCGATCCGCTGGCCGGCGACGTGCCGAGTCCCCGCAACCCGCCGTCGGGCTGTCGGTTCCGTACGCGCTGTCCGCGCGTCATCCCGCCCGCGGACGTGTCGCTCACCCAGGCGGCGTACCGCGAAGTGATGGACCTCAGAGACCGCCTCGAACGCGGCGAGTTCGACGCCGAGGTCGCGTGGAGCGCCGCGGGCGACGACACCGACAAACCGGGGTTCAAACGCCATCTCCGCGAGGAGTTCTTCACGCACGACCTGACCGGCGACGACGAGACGGCCGTCGAGCAGGCGTTGGAGGCGCTTTCGACCGACGACACGGAGGAGGCCATCGCCATCCTCCGCGAACGGTTCGAGAGCGTCTGCGAGACGACTCGGCCGCTGTTGCAGGAGCGCGCCCACCCGGCGGCGTGTCACCTCTACGAGCAACCGGCGGACGCCCCCGTCGACCGCGACCCGGTGCGTGCGCACCCCGAGACCGGCGTCGCCGACGACGAAGAGGCGGGCGCGCAGGCGGACTGA